A region of the Phoenix dactylifera cultivar Barhee BC4 chromosome 10, palm_55x_up_171113_PBpolish2nd_filt_p, whole genome shotgun sequence genome:
AATAACTATGATATCTAATACCGTACATACTATAATAGACGAGATTGTACTTGATTCTGGCAACTGTAATATATCAGAAGGCACTGTAAGTCTGGTAATCAAGGAGGAGGTCATGGCGGTTGAGGACGACCATACTATGATATTTAATATCGTGCATGCATGTTATATTATGATAGATGTGATTGTGCATAATTTTCACTTAATAGTAGCGTTGACGGGTCCACGACGTTGGTTTCTTTTTCCCCGGTGAATTAATTTTATCCCACTGTCCCCGTTTAACAGACTTGGAGACCTCTGAATGGAATAAATAAAGGCAACGGTGTTTCCAAGTGCTAACTGCCGCACTGATTGAGAGCTTGAGACCAGGAGCTATATGTAACAGAAAACAGCAAGTTCCAGTGAATCCAATCCTGTCACATAATCCTACACATGGTGGGACCATGGCTTATTCCCATACTTTTGGGTGCTGAGTTGGCTGTTCCCTATTACCTCCATGGAACCAAAGCTCCCGCTGAGCCAATTAGTTTGTGTCACGAATTTTACTACACTCATTATTGCACTTCATTTGTCTTTGCCACCATCGTTTTCCTCTATAAATATAGCTTCCATGATTCCATCTTAGCTTAATTCCATGCCCTCCACGCATTGGCAGAAAAATGGCTACCATCACCACAACCATTTCATCTCTTCTTTTTGGCATGCTCCTCCCATCCCTCTTCCTCCCCACTTGCGGCCTAACTAATGCAAAAACCCAGGCCCATTTCTCCAAACCAGCCCACATGAAGCTAAGGCAGAAGGTAAGCCACCTCCACTTCTTCTTCCATGACGTAGTGAGCGGCCGCAAGGCGACGGCGGTGCCGGTCACCGATCCAGTCATGCCTTTGCCATCGAGCTTCGGCAAGATCGTCATGATGGATGATTTGCTGACGGAGGGGCCGGAGCCGACTTCGAAACCCGTGGGCCGGGCTTAGGGGATGTATGCATTTGCGGCCCAGCAGGAGCTGGGCCTGCTCATGGTCATGAACTTGGTGTTCACAGAGGGGAAGTACAACGGCAGCGTGCTCACCGTGCTCGGACGGAACCGGTGCTTCACCGGGTACGGGAGATGCCGGTGGTCGGAGGGAGCGGGCTGTTCCGATTCGCCCGGGGCTATGCTCAGGCCCAAACCCACTGGTTGGATCCCAACACGGGGGATGCCATTGTTGAGTACAATGCTTACGTGCTGCACTACTGAACTGAACCTAATAGTTGAAGTGCCGCTTGAAGAAATAATTAGCTGTAGgtcttcttcttttcatttttgagtGTTGATCTTTAAGCAGACCGGTGTCTTTATTTGATACTTTTCTTCCTCGGTAGATGCTGAGGCTCCTTTTCACTGTGTCTTTGTGGGAGTTACCTTCAGTTGGATTGGATTCATAACATAACAGTTTGTTTTATCCCTCGGTCGGTACCGCCTTTTTGTTTGCATGGACGGCTTGTCAGTTGTCGCTGAGCAGTGAAACAAAAGACGAAGTATTGGTGGCCGTGTGAGACCTACCTGGTTCACAAGGGCGTCTCCACCGAGTCCGGATGCTACTGAATTACACCCCGTGGCCAAATGATCCAGATGGTGAGGAATTCATAGAAAGATTTGTCACGCCCCGGCTAGATTCCGCGCGTGATATGGCCATACTATCGAAGAGTACGGCCCACGATAACACGAAGCCAAACGTTTCATTTAGTTTTCAAATTCATCtcaaatataatagaataaatatgaatccaatttcattatttattaaataaaaaccAATATTAATTCAAAGCTtctaaatccaaacataaatacTAAGCCTATAATCCTTAATATTCAGAAAATCATTAACTATAAATTTGTAGtcaatttaaaatactaaaatttttctacaaaattgTCAAGCGTGCTAGCACCAACTCCACGTCTAGACCATCTTCTGTCCCTACTGATCCTATTCATCTAgcgagagaaaaataaaaataaaggtatacgAGCGACACAGCTCAATGAGTAAACCTTTCACTATCTTACtagatcaagcataagtttttcatGCTAATGCATCATTGAAGAAAAATAACAGGTATTCCAAAATAATCATTTCATACATAGTATATTAAAAACAGGTTATATAGCAAATCATGCATGAACAAATCATCCATCTTTCATCAATAATTTCATAAATCGTTTTTCATGTTATGTAATCCTATCACGAAATTCAAAATATTGCTCACATATATTTGTGTTATGGTCACTATAACCTGTAACAGGGTTGTCTTCGTAATCGACAAGATTTTATAGTTCATATTTGTCACCAACTTTAATCCATTAGCAGAAGGCCGTTTtcgttggatgctagctccaagGCGTCGATTGAAATTCATGATCAGATTATAtgataaaacacttatttttttcttaaaacatacacataaaaaatgaaaaatactaaatgaTATGATCAGATTCATAACAGAGCTATTTTCATTAGAATATTAATGAAACTTTATTTCATAATAAAGCCTGATTTTCATGatacaaatgctaatccaaaattttaagaaaagtgTGATATTTTCACAAGCAGATTTTATGCATGAAAGACATGATTATAAAAAGTACAAGATCTACTAGATCTTACAGTTCAAAAACTAGTAAGAAGTATAAAATTTACTTACCTGTTTCGCCTTAAGCCGTCAAACTTCACTAGGTGATTCAGTCAACCCTATTAACAATATTAAAAGCGAGATTAATTTCCATTTGAAATAAAtaagaaaggagagagagagagagagagttggtcgAGTGACAGTGTTCGATGGTTCCGGATGGTTTAGGACCGAGCAACTCGATCAACAAATCATAGGGCATAAACTCGATCAAGGCTTAGATTAGCCAACATGGTTCATCAATGAAGGTTTTAAGGACATTCAACAAGGCTAGGATGATCAGTCCAGTAGGTAGCCCGGGCACCAGAGCAGAACTGTGCCCTTTACAAGGTTAACTCGGGTTCGTAGATCAAGTCAACACGACCCGATACTGGGTTCCTTGGacattctagagagagaaagtagagaggagagagaaggtggagagagaaagtggagagaggaaagagaaggtagagagaaagtggagagaggagagggaaggtagagagagaaagtggaaaaagaaagtggagagagagagaaaatgagagaggatagctctctttctctctctcatcctcttctcttctttttcttcccttgttcttttcttctttcttctcccattGCAACAACAAAGAAAAGAGGGGTGGCTGATGATGGTGACTGCAACAGTTCGGCGGTAGTGGCAATGGCGGTGGCTATGGCCAGCGGCGGCGGCTGATTGGTGAggaaatccaaaaaaaagatCCAAAAATAAGGGAATCAGACTCTCCTTGACTTCCAGCCATTGGCTGCTCACCGACTGTAGGGTGTTGCCCACAATAACACAAAGCCCATAATAACAATATTCTTTCATATAACATGATAAAATTTGTCCAACTTGTATCTAAATCaaatatttgaatattgaaaactacAACCCAAAATTTATAGTCATCGCTACTTCTATGACAGCTTGTAACTATGCTTTAAGCTTTATTTTTTCAACCTTCATTCATTTATTCTTTTCCGCTCCTAGCAACTttatttatcttaaaaaaatataaagagacAAATGAGCTTTGGAGTTCAGTAAGTAACTATGCACCATCTTACCAGATCAAGTATGGGTTTTTCCATGTCAATATATcatttaaagaaaataagagaCAATCCAAAATAAGCATTCATAACACATATATTAAAACAAGTCAAAAAGGAActcatgcatgcataaatcatttattttccacaaacatgcttcaagttcattttgcaaataaatgcataaattatTCTTCTAACATTTAGCTTCAAAATCTTGCTCGCAGATATTCacgctatggtcactataaccCATAATATGGCTGTTTTCGTAATCGACAAGATTTTATAGTTTACATTCGTTACTAACTTTAACCCATTGGCTGAGGGCCGTTTTCTTTAGATGCTAGCTCTAAGGTGTCGATTGGCCTCCATTTCTAGAGGCAGTCATAGTTATCTGAGAGCTTATAAAATATTTCACAAATAATACTTTAATAAGTAGGTTGAAAATGTTAAATGGCATCGCAAAACTTTAAATAATTATGCCATATATGAAATTTTACATAACCATAAGTCATTTACTATTAAGTATTCTAATTATGCCACATATATCATTTTTATGcaatttttcataaatcatatgtAGATCATTTACAACAAAGTATTCAGTAAAGATGCTATTTGACCAAAAATATGGATTATTTTCAACCGTATGCTTGGgtttaaacttttaaaaaaatgcaagatcaatcatatcaaatataattcataatttttcttactaaaaattaatcaataatttaaaattaataagattTATGCCAAAATTATTTACCTCTGTTCGTCCAAAAATTTTTAGATTCAGTTGGATAGCTCCGCTGCACAAAACTGTTTAAAATAAATTACTTGCTATTtacctttttaaaaaaaacaattcgAAATGAATTTGAGCCGGCTTCAAGTTCTGATTGGGTAAGCCGGATTTGGATATACAAATCTAGTAAAGAGAGAATGCTTGCACCAAGGATGGacatttctctctctccctcccccccccccccccccccccccccccttttttttttttctcctttttctcttttcttcttcctcttttcttcttttcttctttccttttcttcttttcttctccttcatcgccCTCCCCTCTTTTCTTCCCCGTGAAACTGGAGGGGGAAGGGCGAGAGCCCACCCCACCTAAGACAGAGAAGGGGAAGGAGGCCTCTAGCCCGACGGTGGCGCGGCCGAGGGCCGGCGGGCGGTAGGGTGGAACCACCAGATAtgctctccccccttctcttcttcttcttctttttcttcttcttcttcttctttttccttattcCGGCGGCCCTTTGCCGGATTCCAGCCATTGTCGATCGATCGGAAGGAGGGGGAGACAAGAGAAGGAAATGCGAAGGGTATGGAAGGCCTTACCTTGCTCCGATGAGGCGTTGCACCTCGACCCCGGCGGCACAAGCGAGGGCACAGTCAGCTCAAGCAGGAGAAGGGACGAAGATGGAGGAGGAATAAGAAGATGGATGGAGGTGGAGTGGAATCGAGGGTTTTTTAAGCCCCAGAGAGGGAGGGTAACGATCGGCCGTTCGTCAGTTACAACCGTCTAACGGCCGCGGCGGTTGGGCCTGCCGACTTTGGGCTAAGTCAGGCCCAGTTGGCTTGATTCTTACAGACTGTGTAAGCCCAAACCTCCGCGAGAGGACTGCGAATACTGAAGCAAAAGACTGAATCTTCCATGAAATCTATCACATTGAATGCTGTGACGACGACACAACAACAACAGCTATGGTAACTCTTAAATAAAAAGCATGGATGCAAGGAaaatgttttgaaaactaatccGGCCATGGGTCGGCACCTCCAACTAGAGTACAGCAAATAATACAAGTCTAATTATCCCAATTGGTGTAATGTTAATTGGACCACTTTATGGGACGAGTCCCATTCGACAGATGCTATATCACATCagttaatttcaaaaaaataataatatttaattatcTTTTGTAGGTCCTTGCTAATTATCAATTATGTTCTATTTAGATGCCCCCATGCAGCTTAGGTGTGGGGTAGGATCATGAACTCACCGCAGGTAGTGACTTAAGTAGAGGACTTCTTAAGCCAGCTGAAGGGAGCTCGGTGGCGACCAAGCACTCTGGAGTGGAATATTAGATGTGCCTATGTGGCCTATCATATAAGGCTAGACTAAAATACCCAAATTTTTGAGGGTAGAAGTATGCACTCGAGGATAGTGGCGGGCAGGGCTTTACTTCACCCCTATCTCCTTGCTTTCTCAAGGTTGACTTTGATGGCAGTATCGTTGACAATAGAGATAGAGGTGGAGTGGGCTTTGTGATCAGGGATCATGAGTCTAAGCTCATTACGGCCGGCATGTCTTCGATGAATCAGTCAATGGTGCAGAGCTGAGAGCTGTATGGGAGGACATTGTTTTTGCCAAATGGGTCCTAGGGGCGACTTGTATTCAGCTTGAGGGCGATGCGGCCATGGTGATTGATTGGATTCAGAAGAGTGTTGATAGGCACAGACATTCGGATAGGCATCTGCTTTGTTAGATATATGTAAGATTGTGAGTGGGCTGATGGCATTCCGAGCTACCCATATCTATCGGAAGGCAAACAGTGTTGCCTCCTATGCGGCGCACCACTCAGAAGAATTTTGTTGGGAGGGCACGGACGCTGCTCCCTCACCCCTTCGTCGACTTTTGGTTTTTGACTCTTACAAGTGCACTCATATGCGTATGGTATGGTTTGCCGTTgtatcataaaaataaaaaaaaaaggaagtagTTGCTATCTTGTTTTCTTGTTATTCTTGTCGTCGTCGTTGTTGTTTGCTGCTGTTATGAATAAAATTTGTTTCCTTTTGCTTCATTATTGGTAGTCTTATTCAAGTCTATATAAAACATTTTTTGTCTAGATTCTCTCTCTTAAAATGTGGTTAATACTTGGAGATTTTGTTAAGGTACGGATTTTCGCACCGACACATGAATAGATTTTTAAGAAATTCGTTTTAACTGCAAACATATGAACCAATTTGGAAAGGCCACGACGTTCCAGGAGACCACTCGGACCACCTAGTCTGGGATTATGGAGTTGTAAGAGGTAATCAGCTTTTGTAGCTTTGTTGTGGGTGCTCTTGGAGACTGCCATGACCGAAATGTGGAGGTATCACTGGTCCCTCTTGCTCTCACCTACCCTTAATGAGCCCGTCCCACAAGAGATGCATTGGCCTCTCTCCAATCACATATGTTGCTACCGAAAGCAACATTATTTGTAGGTTCTGATAGCCCGTTTGCAGCAACATAAGGTTTCATCTAATAAATTTAGCTAGGAtatgttatttgaatttcttaataatatataagtatccaaaatctatctaGTTCGTAGAAAAAATAGTACTAATCATCTACCCAAAGGACAACCAatgatctaaaattatatttccCAAAATAGAGAGGACCGAACATATGTTCTAGCCTTTCAGGCACGCACCCCCTTGAATCGAAACATTGGCAAACTAGATTTCACCctcacgaaaaaaaaaaaaaagaagcagaacAGGAGCCTACCGCAAGTACTACTACTTTTATGCGAACCCTCCTGTGCAAGCTATAACAGCCTAATAATGATATAGCGGTTGCTACCTAAAGTAGGTTTGGGGAAAAAAGTAGCAGGATTTGACCCAAAAAAAAGTAGTAGGTTTGAAAAAGCTGTCCACATGTAAAGAATTTTACGATTACTTTGCTCTCGTTccaactttttatttttctgagcAATGATTCCACTCTCCATGGCCTGTAGCATTGAGTAGAGCCAGGGGACACCGACAATGACATCCAttgaatgaaaaagaaaagagccaAAACCAAAACCACATCATGAAGATCACCTTGCAACCAACGCCATTGAGAGGACacaaactaaatcagaaaaccaACCTCTAAATCAGTAGTGCATGACGAAAACATTGTACTCCACCACAGCATCACCAGTCTTAAGATTGAAGGTGTGCGTCCGGGCCTGGGCATAACCCTGGGCCAACCGGAAAAGCCCACTTCCCCCGATCACCGGCATCTCGATCACCTCCGAGGACACCGTATTCCGGCCCAATATGATCACCGTGCTTCCATTGTACTTGCCTTCGGTGAAGGCAAAGTTCATGGACATCAGCAGGCCTATCTCCTCCTTGGATGCCAGCGCGTAGAAACCCTGGGCCCGGCCCACTAGCTTTGAAGTGAGCTCAGGGCCAACGGTCAGCGCGTCGTCGATCATGACCAACGTGCCGAATCTTGTCGCCGACTGGTTGGCCGAGGCCGCCTGGGCCACCCTAACGGCGCTCGGATCCGGCCCGCTCACGACGTCGTGCAAGAATAGCCGCAGGTGGCTCAGCTTCTGGCGCACCGGCGGCGTCGCCGGCTTTTGACTCTGGAGGAAACTGTAGCGTTCTCCATCCTTGGCTGAGGAGGGAGTGATGGTGCTGATGAATAAGAGAAGAAGAATGGAGATCGAAAAGAGTTTGCCCATGAGAaccttcacacacacacacacacacacacacacacacacacacagagagagagagagagagagagagagagagagagagagagagagagagagagtggtgaGAATGGGATGGGAGTTTGGGTTTTGGTGTGATGAGTGTATGTGTCTGAGCCCTTGGTGGTTATTTATGGGGACCGTCAAGTGGGGGTGGGGACTGGTGGaggaaaattttatttaatgggTCTGCTTcccgttctttttttttttttttttttggtcaaaacggcaattcatatagctctaacgtgagtacatcctgcctaatcagaagaaagtaaaaaatacaAATGTGGCGGTAACTCCACTGTGGACGTCCAGTGGAGCTCCCCAGAATGTCGTGCAACAtgggaggcgacccagtcagcagccctgttcgcctcccggAAAATGTGCACGGCCTGAAACTCGTCATCTCCCTCGCCAGTCTGCGGGTCTCCCGAATGAGCGGATGTCCGTCTCCATACCTATCAGCACCCCGGATCCAATCTATGACAATGGAGGAATCCCCCTCAAGGTACAGCCGGCTAGCCCCAAGCACCCGCCGCGCATAGGACATGCCCGCCCAAGCAGCCCACAACTCTGCCGCAACGACCGTGAGCCCCGTCGTGCCCCAGCCTCCTGCTGCCACCATACTCCCAAAATGGTCCCGGATAACAAATCCAGCCCCTCCCGACCTCCTGTCCGTCGCCAcactaccatcaaaattcactttaagataaccagggggtgggggtacccaagacaCAATGGCAAACCTGGGCGCTAAAACAGCACTGCGGGTATCCCAGATGTCCCTAGTCATCCCAAGTGAAGACTCGCCAAAGCAAGAGAAAACCTCCCCAGCCTGAAGCACAGCTCTCTCTGCCACCATCCTCGCCGAGAGCCTCCTGCCCTCGAACAAACAGGCATTCCGGTCCAACCAGATATGGTAGGCCAGGTATGCCCTAATAATGCCCTCCTCCACCAACCTAGGGCTCCGAACCGAAGCCCGCAGTAACTGTATGAAATCCTGTGTCGTCCCTACGGAGTGAGGAACAGGCGCTGGCGAAGACCTCCATATCTCTCGAGCCCTGGGGCACTGCAAAAGCACATGCTGAATGGTCTCCTCCATGTCCGGACACACCACACACTCCTGAGGAACCCTCATGCCCCGCCTGACTAGCACACTC
Encoded here:
- the LOC120112108 gene encoding dirigent protein 22-like, with the protein product MGKLFSISILLLLFISTITPSSAKDGERYSFLQSQKPATPPVRQKLSHLRLFLHDVVSGPDPSAVRVAQAASANQSATRFGTLVMIDDALTVGPELTSKLVGRAQGFYALASKEEIGLLMSMNFAFTEGKYNGSTVIILGRNTVSSEVIEMPVIGGSGLFRLAQGYAQARTHTFNLKTGDAVVEYNVFVMHY